A section of the Streptomyces sp. Je 1-369 genome encodes:
- a CDS encoding bifunctional glycosyltransferase family 2 protein/CDP-glycerol:glycerophosphate glycerophosphotransferase, whose translation MTRFSVVVPVHRVQGYLRACLDSVLTQSFADLELLVVDDASPDACAAIAGEYAERDPRVQLVRLPARAGAGPARNIGADRATGGHLLFLDGDDLLLPGALEAVDAALTAADDDPDVVLCAHDRVDWWENVRPGGDDLTGDPLAATPAAWNRLFRRGFWQEQHLAFSSGAYEDVVPVRTATLRAGERTATVERPCVRWRERRAGSFSKTPGRAHFALIGRYEQLLAAAGPEDRARLLPHAAAHLLAVLDDPGRIKDGDRREFFRAAARLHQRYATDAASPRTPEGKALATASFAAYEGLRKAETRRLRLTRQLKRQKKKLRARAMRAAYRADLRRPLDPHLAVYGAYWNRGVSCNPAAIHAKARELAPHVRGVWVVSSRNKHRVPPGVEYVIEGSRRYWQVMATATYLVNNSSFPGGFTKRPGQVYLQTHHGTPLKTMGLDQRRYPAGTHGISFQKVLDHTDQWDFSLSANPHSTEIWERVYPSVAYQALEAGYPRNDVYFTAGEEEVARVRVQLGVADGRTVLLYAPTHRDYQKGFLPRLDLRRFADALGPEYVVLVRAHYFYGGDAGLDTHPQLVDVTGHARVEELCLAADALVTDYSSLMFDYACLDRPIVTYAPDWQAYRLARGTYFDLLSGRPGETPGAVATTEDELAALFRDGGWDTPEATALRAAFRQRFCPYDDGRAAERVVRRLFLSGAQEPSRTS comes from the coding sequence ATGACGCGCTTCTCGGTAGTCGTCCCCGTCCACCGCGTCCAGGGCTACCTGCGCGCATGCCTGGACTCCGTGCTCACCCAGTCCTTCGCCGACCTCGAACTGCTCGTCGTCGACGACGCGTCGCCCGACGCCTGCGCCGCGATCGCCGGGGAGTATGCGGAGCGCGACCCGCGCGTGCAACTCGTCCGCCTCCCCGCCCGGGCGGGCGCGGGCCCCGCCCGCAACATCGGCGCCGACCGCGCCACCGGCGGCCACCTCCTCTTCCTCGACGGCGACGACCTGCTCCTGCCCGGCGCCCTGGAAGCAGTCGACGCCGCGCTCACCGCCGCCGACGACGACCCGGACGTCGTCCTCTGCGCGCACGACCGCGTCGACTGGTGGGAGAACGTCCGCCCCGGCGGCGACGACCTCACCGGCGACCCACTCGCCGCCACCCCCGCCGCCTGGAACCGCCTCTTCCGGCGCGGCTTCTGGCAGGAGCAGCACCTCGCCTTCTCCTCCGGCGCGTACGAGGACGTGGTGCCCGTCCGCACCGCGACCCTCCGCGCGGGCGAGCGCACCGCCACCGTGGAGCGGCCCTGCGTGCGCTGGCGCGAGCGGCGCGCGGGCAGCTTCTCCAAGACGCCGGGCCGCGCCCACTTCGCCCTCATCGGACGGTACGAGCAGCTGCTCGCCGCCGCGGGACCCGAGGACCGCGCCCGGCTCCTGCCGCACGCCGCCGCCCACCTGCTCGCCGTCCTCGACGACCCCGGGCGGATCAAGGACGGCGACCGGCGCGAGTTCTTCCGTGCGGCGGCCAGGCTCCACCAGCGGTACGCGACCGACGCCGCCTCACCCCGCACCCCCGAGGGAAAGGCCCTCGCCACCGCCTCGTTCGCCGCCTACGAAGGCCTCCGCAAGGCCGAGACGCGGCGGCTGCGCCTCACCCGGCAGCTGAAGCGGCAGAAGAAGAAGCTGCGGGCCCGCGCCATGCGCGCCGCCTACCGCGCCGACCTGCGCCGCCCCCTCGACCCGCACCTCGCGGTCTACGGCGCCTACTGGAACCGCGGCGTCTCCTGCAACCCGGCCGCCATCCACGCCAAGGCCCGCGAACTCGCCCCGCACGTCCGGGGCGTGTGGGTCGTCTCCAGCCGCAACAAGCACCGGGTGCCGCCCGGCGTCGAGTACGTCATCGAGGGCTCACGGCGCTACTGGCAGGTGATGGCCACGGCCACGTACCTCGTCAACAACTCCAGCTTTCCCGGCGGCTTCACCAAGCGGCCGGGACAGGTCTACCTCCAGACCCACCACGGCACCCCCCTCAAGACGATGGGCCTCGACCAGCGCCGCTACCCGGCGGGCACGCACGGCATCAGCTTCCAGAAGGTCCTCGACCACACCGACCAGTGGGACTTCAGCCTCTCCGCCAACCCGCACTCCACCGAGATCTGGGAGCGCGTCTACCCCTCCGTCGCCTACCAGGCACTGGAGGCGGGCTACCCGCGCAACGACGTGTACTTCACCGCGGGCGAGGAGGAGGTGGCGCGCGTACGGGTGCAACTGGGGGTGGCCGACGGGCGGACCGTGCTCCTGTACGCGCCCACCCACCGCGACTACCAGAAGGGGTTCCTGCCCCGCCTGGACCTGCGCCGCTTCGCCGACGCGCTCGGCCCGGAGTACGTCGTCCTCGTGCGCGCCCACTACTTCTACGGCGGCGACGCGGGCCTGGACACCCACCCGCAACTCGTCGACGTCACCGGGCACGCGCGCGTGGAGGAGCTCTGCCTGGCCGCCGACGCCCTCGTCACGGACTACTCGTCCCTGATGTTCGACTACGCCTGCCTCGACCGCCCGATCGTCACGTACGCCCCCGACTGGCAGGCCTACCGCCTGGCCCGCGGCACCTACTTCGACCTGCTCTCCGGACGCCCCGGCGAGACCCCGGGCGCCGTGGCCACCACCGAGGACGAGCTCGCCGCGCTCTTCAGGGACGGCGGCTGGGACACCCCGGAGGCGACCGCGCTGCGGGCGGCGTTCCGGCAGCGCTTCTGCCCCTACGACGACGGGCGCGCCGCCGAACGCGTGGTCCGGCGGCTGTTCCTGTCCGGCGCTCAGGAGCCGTCGCGCACCTCGTAG